The genomic DNA CACTTGCATCCTGCATGTGTGCTCATCCAGCTCTATCCAAAGCATTCTCCACGGTCAGAGGTCTGCTCGTTGAACCTCTAGATCTTGCGCCACCGTGAGCTGAGATCCGGGCTGTGAAGGAAAGGTGAGATTGGAATGCTCGATGCTTGTCTCGCGTCGGCAGTTATGGTGTCTTTGTCAGATCTGAGTCAGCAGCTTCGAGCATAGACGTACAATATTTGTACTTCTACCTACAGCTCAGAATTAAGTCGAAGTATTAGGAATTAATCAAATGTTGTGCTACACTctgctctctttcttctcccctTTTCCTTCCCCATAAAGTTGTGCTGAAGGCCTGTGGTGCCGGTCACATGGCATCATACCACAGCCTTACCTTTTCGGGATCACCACAACAACCTACCTTGCCGCAACATACCACAGACAAACTGCTTACCAAGCTCTGTGTATATGCTGCTAACTATACACAGTAAGTTGCTCATATAAGCCATGCCATCCCCTTTCCCCGAGGTGAATTCCCGAGCCAGTGATTTCTACGCCTCTACGCACCCCCCTGCTCTATGTCCGGGTAGCCCTACCGTGTGTATGTAACGGTGAATGTAAATAGTAGGACTAGTGAGCTGCATACCTATCAGATCTTCGTTATTAGGTTCTCGTACTTCTGGTCCCATCCAGGCTCCTGGTGTTGGGTCGGTGTTGTGCGAACTACGAAGGATCGATTGAGCCTTGCAGGAGTTCGTTCCGCTCTCTCGGTAGATGTCAATAGGCAGCAAGTAGATTTTATGTCTGTTTTAGTATCATGTGATAGCCGTAGAAGAGTGATATATTTGCTTCCCATGCGCATTAGAATGGGTTTGTCCCGCTTGAATCTAATATCTTGTATAAAGACggcatattattattattattattattattcatacacgcatctgtcagccctataggccgagtggcggcaggtcctgcagggcagccgggtaagccgccgtaatggtagtcgctatgtacatcgtcgtcTTTATACACATgtcctgatatctcattccgcatgttgtatatcccgtgctactgtttttgtactgctgttcccatggccacgaaggtccatgggcctgttggatactatctcgtttccttccctacttctgcaagcacttaacctcagctgcactatgctgccagttgcttcgtgtccgttgttgtgactcggtatgtggttggttggtagagtctgaaactggcttaggaggcctgtgtcaagcataaagcgcactgccttcggtaccaggtctggccgtgttaggtaggcccggtaatccaactcccgccttgatccctgtgtaagatggcgcatccgggggcctgcctggttcgtacagtggaggagaacataaAGACGGCATATGTTTCGCGTCTGCATAGACTAGGAGAGATACGGAGATCCGTAGTATCAACAATGATATATAAAATGGTTTATTTAAAATGGTTTATTTGGTTGTTTAGACTTGAAGTCCTGAGTAGAAAGGGTAGTGtcagatatatatatgtcGTGGCATACATCCCCAGGTCAAACATATATCTTACCGTCCTTTACTTCACTACACCATGAAACATCACTCAATTAGTGCGTAGGAACTTCATTGATATACATTGCATGATATTTCTTTTATCTTATTTTCTTGTCTTCATTCTCTATGATCCTTTCACAGAACTGGTGGGAAGGACGAACATCGTACTCTAGTGTTTGCTACTATGCGGTTCTGTGGCCATCCCTGCGGCCGACCCCTTCGCGTATTGTACCGAGCAAGAGTGGACTAAATGATCATTTCATTGTGAATGTTATAAGCCATATAGGCAATTTATCTAAATTCAGAGAGCCTCCTATCCAAGCCAGACAAGGAGACCCAAAGATACCTATACACGGATATGGTAGTAAGAGGCAGGGAAATGCACCCGGAACGCCAGAAGTCTGTCATATATGTCCCAGTTGCAGAtagaaaaaggaaagcaaaCTCCATGACCCTCTAATAATCTCCTCCCAGAAGACTCACAAAAATAATAAGAAAAGACGTATATGCGTCAAGAGTTAGGTTCCGCCACCCCAATTGACAGGtagaaaaacaagaaaaagcaaCCATGCAAAacgcttttctttttgtacaATATgcagcaagaagaaaaaagaagcaagaaaggaaagagagaattATGTGCACACCTACTCCCGAGATACAAACCACGACCGAACGGCCATCCCGCATATCCGTTTCGAGACTTGCGTGGTGCCACTTCCGTTGGCTTGCTGTTCAAGAAACTTTTGCGCCACGTACAGTTTCGCTCCCGCATCTTTCTCGTTGGTCGTGATCGGCTGGGGAAGGCTGTGCGGAAAATCTGCCCATCGTTGTCCAAGATGGCGGGCAATAGCAATCGAGTAGATCACGTCGCGGTTTTCAGTCGTGTCCAGAAGGGTCCGACAACGAGCCAATGTGTCATCGATCTCCTTCGCAGAACTGGCTTCGTTATCGTGGAGAGTCAAGAAGTGGCCAAGACAACTCCAGAAATCCAACGACCGTTGTGTGATCTGAACGGTAAGCGCTGGCGGGTCCGCTGCGGGTTGGCGAACGGGAGATTGTTCCAATGGGTTTGTTTCCACGTGGTCGCCGGTAAGCAAGGCCTCCATGACATCGAGACGTTTCGAAGCCGCCAGCAGATCAAAGTCCTGGCCGTGATTCCCATTCGCCATGTTCATCACGTGGCGACACAAGGTTATGGTGCTCCAAATGACCGATGCCTCAAAACTCTCCAGTCGAGCGACAACATTGGGATCCTCGAGATTTCGATCGTTGAACGCGTCGATCAATGCGGAATATTCAGCCATGAGTTGCGCGTTCGCCATAACATGGGGTAGCGCCTTCTCTTGGAACCACGGTGTCTCGAAGAATCGATCAATGGCAGGAGCATATGTCGCGAGGAAAACAGCTTGGATTTCTTCGAGGCGACCAGGCGGGAGAGCAGTGACGGGATGAGGAGGCGGGGGAGGGATGCCTCTAAGCGCAAGAAGGTCGCTAATCTGGACTTGTTTTACTATGCGAATGTCAGTAGACGCAAGAAAAGCTGGAGAACCGAGGGAGCATAACATACCGCTCGCATTGATGGGAGCTTGGTAGAATCCATCGGTGAGATTTGTCGTCGCATGCTGCACGCTGGCCATGTTCCCAGAATTGTTATTCTGCTCCAGCGACGGGTCAATGGCCGCGCTGTAATTGAATTGACTTTGCTCTGTGGATGACGGCGCAGACGACTCGGAGGGTAGGGACGGTGCGAAGGGTTGAGAGACTGCAGGTACGTAGCCAGGGGGCGCCGCAGGGTAGGAGGCACCGCTTGGGGGTTCCTGTGGAGTGACAACCAGCGAAGGAGACGGATTAGGAGCCGGTTGAATTGCAGAAGGCGTCGATGATTGTGGTCTGAAGACAGGGTCGTAACCTAAACAGTCTCGTTTACTTTTGACGCAGTTTCGACAAACGGGATGCCCTTCGTCGCACTATAAAGACAAAGGGAATGCAATTAGAAAAAAAGCGCGACAACAAACAACCAACCCAgatagaaaaagaagaagaaaagaaaaggcaaAAGGATGAATTAAATGGAGGAAGGAAAAACAAGCGACTCGGCCAGCGCGGGCGACAAGAATAGCGGGGTTTGCGGTGGGCGATTTGCAGAACAAGCGAGAGATCCCCGCGCCCGCATCGCTTGTCCAAACGACCGTCATATCTAGGGTTTTGCAATTGTTCATAATTCCTAAGCGTTACATACCTTGATTCTTCGCTTGCGACATGTAAGACAACCCGTCTTTGTTCTGCGCTTGACCTCTTTCTTGTGTCTGCTGCCCGACAGCATTTTATTAGGGTCTCCTGGGAGCTGGTAGCGCATCTGAGCGTTGTTCATCTGCGACACATTCGTCGGATAACCTGTCATATACTGGCCCGCGGAAGGCATTGGAGGCGAGTTTGCCGGCATGGGGGACCCAATGGGGGCCTGGGGGATATGCGCCTGCTGCCCTTGAACACCATTGTGATCCATATGATTGGTATTCATGGGTTGACCTCCGGCTTGTGGACTGCCTTGCTGTTGATATTGCTGCTgatactgctgctgctgctgctgtggtTGATATTGTTGCTGGGGAGCTTGTTGATACTGCTGAGGAGCTTGTTGCTGTGGTTGATACTGCGCCTGCGGCTGTGTCTGTTGCTGTGGCTGAtattgttgatattgttGCTGAGACTGCGCCTGCGGTTGTTGATTTTGCTgtgcttgttgttgttgcggtTGTTGCTCCTGGCCCTGCGgctgtggtggtggaggttgATGCTGCTGTGGCTGGGGCTGCGGTTGCTCAGCCGACTGCTGAGAGTAATGGTAGGTGCCATTAGAAGCCGGCTGGTTTGTTTGATTGGCAGGAGTCGAAGCATGAGACGAATCTGCATGCTGAGGCAGGCCATCATTGGATTCTCCAGGCGCAGATGTAGGATCCCCCGACTGTGCACCTTGGGTATCGTCCTGTCTCATATCCGAAAAGAAGGAATGGTCCGTATGTAGATTGACCTCAGCAGGTAGTGTCGTATCCAGCGGAGGCAAAGAAGTATCGATCGATGGCAGCGCTGGTACTGATGAATCGAAGGCTGGAATAGATGAATCGATCGCAGGCAATGACGAATCCATGGGTGGCATGGTTTTATCAATAGCTGGCAAAGTCGAATCTATTGTCGGTAGCGCTGGGAAGGACGATTCTGTAGCGGCCGGTGCGCTCGTTGTCTCCGCGGTTGGGCCATTCTGCGACTCGGTTGACTGCTGGGCCGACTCGCCAGGTGGGTTGGCAAGTTCTGTAGACTCCGTCATATCCAAGGATTAATCTATCCCAGACAGATCCAAGGAGCCGAGTGGATTTCCTCGACGTGTTCGCGTGGTGCGAAGGTCACTGGTCGGAAGAGCGGTTGtcgaatttttttttctaggAAAATCAGAATCGTTAGTCTTAGACCGTAATTCAAGGTTGAGTACGCCAACGTCAGCACTCAGACACGGTAGCAACGGCCATTTCCATTGTcatgaaagaagagagagcgTGTgtgagaaaaaaaataaattcTGCTGTTTCGTGCATAATAGCCGGAGATAACTGCAGGCGCAGAAACTGCCAACCTAGCATAAGAGCTCTCCAACTCTTTTCAAATTGAAAACACACAAAGCCCACTCCGTGTGAGACCGTATGCCAACCGTGTACAGGCCGTGGTATCCAAATGAGAGCTGAACGCGACCGGGGATGTCCAATTCCGCATGGCGGAGGTCGAAGCAATTTGCGACATAACATACATCCCCAACGTAGATATTTTTCCTCGTACAGGCCCAGAAAATGGAAAGGCGATAATCATCTCCAAAGACCGAACGATCGTAGAATCTCAGAGAGCAGGACTAATGGCGTGTGGGAACGCGAGATAAAAGCAGGTTCGCAGCTCATTTACTTACCAAGGAGACTTTGTACTCGTCGATTAagcgaaaaagaaaaaaaaaaaaagcgagcCGAATAAATTCTATTCCACCAGATCTCGCGAACTCGGGACCGAAGAGGATACTCTGCCCATTAGAGAGTTAGGAAAACGAtagagaggagaaaagagataTGCACCCCCGAAGTTGTTGCGCGAGCAGGTCTGGGTGAGCTCCGGGAAGAACAAGATGAAGTCcggacaaaaaaaaaaaaaagtagacAGATAGTGGCAACACCAAACGCTGTGAATAGCATTAAATAGTGACATTCAACACAACAATTCTACAAAGCACATAAATTAGAATAAATATAAAAATAGATTCTCATTCTAATGCTAGCGGTACTCTGGGTTCATTTTCAGAAAGCATTCAAGACTATCGACTGTCAATTGTCAACTATACAGGAGACCAAAATATATCCTTACTGAAgcatctcaactacaacGAAAATACCACACACTTGGCACTGTCTGTTGTTATTTTAGAATCAGATAACAAGCACTGGACATGAGGGTAAGCTGTTTATACCAGCTAAACTATGGTACCCTGGTGATATCCCCGGTGCCTCGGTAGGAACTAGGAGTAGCCATATACAGCTCAAACTCCAAGACCCGCTCCATATACTCAATATACCCTTCAGTTAGTTTTTGACCAGATAGACTGGCAGTAGATAGAGAAAACCCTCAAGATTCATTATAGATATTCACGATTAATGTTGACGAGACGAATTCATCCTAGCAATTATTTCCGCATAGCCTTCGGTTTGCGCTTCTTGAATAGCACTCCTCCCGCCGGTTCTGGCTCTTCAGTCTCGTTCTTGACTGGCGCAGAAGCCGAAGTCGTATCAGACGGTTCTTCTTTGATAGGAGCCTGCTCAGACTCCGGCGCCGGCGCCGgcgccgcagcagcagcagcagcctcctcCCCAGCCTCACTCTTCGTCGGAACATTATCATCAGCTGCTTCCTTCTTtacaccctcctcctccggccACTCATCCTTAGAAGGTTTAACCTTCTTGATATTCTTCGTAGATGCAAGTAGCGTATCCAgatcttcatcctcacccTGAGCACCGGGGTATTTCCGCGTCGTCGACCCCCATCCCTTACTAACAAGTCGTTCAGGttcctcctgttcttcatcCGTATCcgcatcttcttcagccttGCGCTTGCGCACCCCGATTGACTTTGTCGCCTGTTTCCCCTTCTCATTATCATCTCGAATCACCTTGACAGACGTAGTCTGCCAATCACCCGCCAGCGCCATATCCCGTCTATACTCATCCGGAATCGCAACGCCCATTTCCGCCAACTGCGCCATTTGTTTCTTCCTTTCATCAACCGAAACTGGTCGCTCTgttggcggcggcggaggcgcgGCTGTACGTTTCCCGGGCGGCGCATTGCCGGATACGGCCTGTTTTAACCGCTCGACTTCATCCTTTGCTCTTTGTGAATCGCGTTGCTGGAGTTCGTTATTGCGGTGGATGTCGCGGAGGAAGCGCTTTAGGTTGGATTGGTGTTTTGCGCTGGCCTCGTGTTGGGATTTCTCGAATGCGGTGTCGCGGATGTAGATCTTGCACTGTTTGCACCAGAATCTGGGCTGTTGTTGTTAGTAGGAGTCGATAGCAGATGAGCAGATAAACAGCACTTACTGCTGATTTCCAGTATTCCGCCATGGTTGTTTGGATATCTCGCAGTTGATAGATTCGTGACTGATAGCGATGCGATATCTGCGGGCGATGGACGTAATTATCCTAATCTGGTATAGCGCGCCACGAGTCATCCTCGGTTCTCTGTACATCGAGTATATATTCTATATTCCATTATCATTGTCAAAACATATACAAGCCTATCGTATCGTAATTGCAATTATCTTCAACCCAGCAAGTCCACTCTAATCCTCGTCTCATCAAGATCCTGCAACCAAAACCCAATATCCCTCGTAGAATCCACCAACTCAACCTCCCTCCTAACAAACCTCGTCTCATCTCCAGTGGCATTCCCGatatccatctcctcatcctcactATCCcactcctcttcttccctaTTTTCCTTGCTGACTGGGTCCAGCTCGTCAGTTTCCCAAGTTAGCCGAAACTCCAACGGTGTCAGACCGAAAAGGCGGGAGACGAGAGCTTTGACTTGATATGTATCGAAAGAACGTGGAACTTCTTTGGTTTTGATGGTTTCTTCTTGTGAGGATAAACGGAATACCAATTTGACCAACCGCGCCGCGACAGATCGGGGGTTCACCGTACGGCCTAATTTCTCCTCTGCCCGTCTGACAATCGGTTCACCATGTCTCTCGCAGAGTTCCCCGTACCGAGGATGTTTTGCCAAGATGCCCTTTTCTGCGTCCTCCGGTAATGCAGAGAGCTCCTTGCCAATGAGAGAAAGGTAGTATAATTCACCATTGTTCCGATCCTGCGGGGTGATGTTTCCGTAGTTGAGTATTTGAATCGAAGGCAGCCGTGCGAGAGTGAGCATGTACGCTTCGTCGACGGTCATTGGCTTGTCGGGCATGTTCGTGATTTCTGTTGGCGCCACTGGTTGGTTGTAAAGAGGATTTCCTGATATGCGGAGGGATTGTAGTCCAGGGAAGACGAGGGGAAGTGCATTGATAAATGACCATGAATTGATCTTGTTGTATGATAGATCGACGAATTCGAGGCTGAAGGAGAATTGAATAGGGTCTTCGGCTGTACTGGGGCGGCTAATTTTCTCGATGCAGTTTCCGCGTAGCGAAAGATATTTCAGTTTGGGAAGAGCTGCAAGCTTTCTCACGGAGAACAACGAGTCAATCTCATTGTGCTCCAAAATTAAGGTGGTAATGGTCTCCGAAATAGGTGTCGACACCTCATTAACTTGATTCATAGAGACTGACAACGATTTCAGTGCTGGGAATTGATAGGACAATGTCGACAGCTGGACATATTAGCAGTGAACTTGAAGTATATTAAACCAATCAACGTACCTCTTCCCAGGAGAGAAGAGTCTCATTCAGATGCAACTCCGCAATCCCTTCAAATCGAAGACCCTCCTCAACCGCCCCAAATCGATTCCCACTTTTCAAGTCAGTCTACTATAATGATCCATTTGAGACGACCGACCTACTTCAACTTCAACACCCTCAACCTCTCAAGCCGGGCACATATATCCTTAACGTCTCTCCATTGACTGACCAGGCACCGACTAATATCCAACTGGGCGATCTTCGGACAAGTCTCTTCAATCTCGCGACAtgccctctccctccccagACCTTCTGCCTCACTCTTTTGCACCCCATCCTCTGCCTGTACACCAGCAACACGCAATCCATCCAGCAAGACAA from Aspergillus chevalieri M1 DNA, chromosome 1, nearly complete sequence includes the following:
- a CDS encoding putative tubulin-specific chaperone (BUSCO:EOG09261DJC;~COG:O;~EggNog:ENOG410PG75;~InterPro:IPR001611,IPR044079,IPR036859,IPR000938, IPR032675;~PFAM:PF01302;~go_function: GO:0005515 - protein binding [Evidence IEA]); its protein translation is MDFAVNQRRSYDGNLCTIRYVGQVEGTSGDWLGVEWDNPTRGKHSGEHNGVRYFTCRNKEATPGSFVRPSRPADKPRGFLEALREKYVSEFMEQKGSDGFDATYPLHYPVKFSSKVVEEVGFDKIRKKLAELQELKIVLLDGLRVAGVQAEDGVQKSEAEGLGRERACREIEETCPKIAQLDISRCLVSQWRDVKDICARLERLRVLKLNGNRFGAVEEGLRFEGIAELHLNETLLSWEELSTLSYQFPALKSLSVSMNQVNEVSTPISETITTLILEHNEIDSLFSVRKLAALPKLKYLSLRGNCIEKISRPSTAEDPIQFSFSLEFVDLSYNKINSWSFINALPLVFPGLQSLRISGNPLYNQPVAPTEITNMPDKPMTVDEAYMLTLARLPSIQILNYGNITPQDRNNGELYYLSLIGKELSALPEDAEKGILAKHPRYGELCERHGEPIVRRAEEKLGRTVNPRSVAARLVKLVFRLSSQEETIKTKEVPRSFDTYQVKALVSRLFGLTPLEFRLTWETDELDPVSKENREEEEWDSEDEEMDIGNATGDETRFVRREVELVDSTRDIGFWLQDLDETRIRVDLLG
- a CDS encoding putative formin binding protein (COG:A;~EggNog:ENOG410PPJM;~InterPro:IPR036236,IPR013085,IPR040023,IPR003604;~PFAM:PF06220;~go_function: GO:0003676 - nucleic acid binding [Evidence IEA];~go_function: GO:0008270 - zinc ion binding [Evidence IEA];~go_process: GO:0000398 - mRNA splicing, via spliceosome [Evidence IEA]) translates to MAEYWKSAPRFWCKQCKIYIRDTAFEKSQHEASAKHQSNLKRFLRDIHRNNELQQRDSQRAKDEVERLKQAVSGNAPPGKRTAAPPPPPTERPVSVDERKKQMAQLAEMGVAIPDEYRRDMALAGDWQTTSVKVIRDDNEKGKQATKSIGVRKRKAEEDADTDEEQEEPERLVSKGWGSTTRKYPGAQGEDEDLDTLLASTKNIKKVKPSKDEWPEEEGVKKEAADDNVPTKSEAGEEAAAAAAAPAPAPESEQAPIKEEPSDTTSASAPVKNETEEPEPAGGVLFKKRKPKAMRK
- a CDS encoding putative C6 finger domain protein (COG:S;~EggNog:ENOG410PJQ9;~InterPro:IPR036864,IPR001138;~PFAM:PF00172;~go_function: GO:0000981 - DNA-binding transcription factor activity, RNA polymerase II-specific [Evidence IEA];~go_function: GO:0008270 - zinc ion binding [Evidence IEA];~go_process: GO:0006355 - regulation of transcription, DNA-templated [Evidence IEA]), yielding MTESTELANPPGESAQQSTESQNGPTAETTSAPAATESSFPALPTIDSTLPAIDKTMPPMDSSLPAIDSSIPAFDSSVPALPSIDTSLPPLDTTLPAEVNLHTDHSFFSDMRQDDTQGAQSGDPTSAPGESNDGLPQHADSSHASTPANQTNQPASNGTYHYSQQSAEQPQPQPQQHQPPPPQPQGQEQQPQQQQAQQNQQPQAQSQQQYQQYQPQQQTQPQAQYQPQQQAPQQYQQAPQQQYQPQQQQQQYQQQYQQQGSPQAGGQPMNTNHMDHNGVQGQQAHIPQAPIGSPMPANSPPMPSAGQYMTGYPTNVSQMNNAQMRYQLPGDPNKMLSGSRHKKEVKRRTKTGCLTCRKRRIKCDEGHPVCRNCVKSKRDCLGYDPVFRPQSSTPSAIQPAPNPSPSLVVTPQEPPSGASYPAAPPGYVPAVSQPFAPSLPSESSAPSSTEQSQFNYSAAIDPSLEQNNNSGNMASVQHATTNLTDGFYQAPINASGMLCSLGSPAFLASTDIRIVKQVQISDLLALRGIPPPPPHPVTALPPGRLEEIQAVFLATYAPAIDRFFETPWFQEKALPHVMANAQLMAEYSALIDAFNDRNLEDPNVVARLESFEASVIWSTITLCRHVMNMANGNHGQDFDLLAASKRLDVMEALLTGDHVETNPLEQSPVRQPAADPPALTVQITQRSLDFWSCLGHFLTLHDNEASSAKEIDDTLARCRTLLDTTENRDVIYSIAIARHLGQRWADFPHSLPQPITTNEKDAGAKLYVAQKFLEQQANGSGTTQVSKRICGMAVRSWFVSRE